A genomic window from Coccinella septempunctata chromosome 9, icCocSept1.1, whole genome shotgun sequence includes:
- the LOC123320098 gene encoding uncharacterized protein LOC123320098 isoform X2 — protein sequence MVNYCSVYNCKNSSLKNPKLSFFLIPGDTFRQMIWLPKMGRQEWILKRPELLHKKRICNLFKEGIGEKGVNVNASTSASTSSMDIENNETVDECREISINPNIYTTPEKKPEETQTSPSLSSATPRKRKLQSVVKNLKRKLVATPEKKSVDISDEDFIRFCRKNFNSTLADFMISQLKLRKRKPHGYRYSVAFKQFALTIYFLGPKVYQFLQKTFFLPHKATLCRITTNWDFSVGLNEHIFQAISLKTRNMDDAAKDCIVCVDEMSIKTHLFYNISLDQIIGFHQSL from the exons ATGGTGAATTATTGCAGCGTGTATAATTgcaaaaacagtagtttaaagaATCCTAAActtagtttttttctcataccagGAGACACTTTCAG GCAAATGATTTGGCTTCCAAAAATGGGAAGGCAAGAATGGATTCTGAAAAGACCAGAACTTCTCCACAAAAAAAGAATATGTA ATTTATTCAAAGAAGGCATTGGTGAGAAAG gggTGAATGTAAATGCTTCAACTTCTGCTTCAACATCTTCAatggatattgaaaataatgagacCGTAGATGAATGCCGTGAGATTTCTATAAACCCCAACATATATACTACACCAG AAAAGAAACCAGAAGAAACACAAACATCTCCTAGTTTGTCTTCAGCCACTCCGAGGAAAAGAAAGTTACAATCAGTGGTGAAGAATTTGAAACGAAAATTAGTTGCAACTCCAGAGAAGAAATCTGTAGATATAAGTGATGAAGATTTCATCcgattttgtagaaaaaatttcaattcgaccCTGGCAGATTTTATGATCTCCCAATTGAAGCTTCGAAAAAGGAAACCTCATGGCTATAGGTATTCAGTCGCTTTTAAACAATTTGCACTAACAATATACTTTTTGGGACCCAAAGTGTAccaatttctacaaaaaacattttttttgccaCACAAGGCAACACTTTGTAGAATAACCACAAATTGGGATTTCTCTGTTGGCTTAAATGAGCACATATTTCAGGCCATTTCATTAAAGACAAGGAATATGGACGATGCAGCAAAGGATTGCATTGTGTGTGTTGACGAGATGTCAATAAAAACCCATTTATTTTACAATATCTCATTGGATCAAATTATTGGATTTCACCAATCCTTGTGA
- the LOC123320098 gene encoding uncharacterized protein LOC123320098 isoform X1, with product MVNYCSVYNCKNSSLKNPKLSFFLIPGDTFRQMIWLPKMGRQEWILKRPELLHKKRICSEHFSKEMLSGSRLKKDSFPDLFKEGIGEKGVNVNASTSASTSSMDIENNETVDECREISINPNIYTTPEKKPEETQTSPSLSSATPRKRKLQSVVKNLKRKLVATPEKKSVDISDEDFIRFCRKNFNSTLADFMISQLKLRKRKPHGYRYSVAFKQFALTIYFLGPKVYQFLQKTFFLPHKATLCRITTNWDFSVGLNEHIFQAISLKTRNMDDAAKDCIVCVDEMSIKTHLFYNISLDQIIGFHQSL from the exons ATGGTGAATTATTGCAGCGTGTATAATTgcaaaaacagtagtttaaagaATCCTAAActtagtttttttctcataccagGAGACACTTTCAG GCAAATGATTTGGCTTCCAAAAATGGGAAGGCAAGAATGGATTCTGAAAAGACCAGAACTTCTCCACAAAAAAAGAATATGTAGTGAGCATTTTTCTAAAGAAATGCTATCTGGAAGTAGATTAAAAAAGGATTCTTTTCCAGATTTATTCAAAGAAGGCATTGGTGAGAAAG gggTGAATGTAAATGCTTCAACTTCTGCTTCAACATCTTCAatggatattgaaaataatgagacCGTAGATGAATGCCGTGAGATTTCTATAAACCCCAACATATATACTACACCAG AAAAGAAACCAGAAGAAACACAAACATCTCCTAGTTTGTCTTCAGCCACTCCGAGGAAAAGAAAGTTACAATCAGTGGTGAAGAATTTGAAACGAAAATTAGTTGCAACTCCAGAGAAGAAATCTGTAGATATAAGTGATGAAGATTTCATCcgattttgtagaaaaaatttcaattcgaccCTGGCAGATTTTATGATCTCCCAATTGAAGCTTCGAAAAAGGAAACCTCATGGCTATAGGTATTCAGTCGCTTTTAAACAATTTGCACTAACAATATACTTTTTGGGACCCAAAGTGTAccaatttctacaaaaaacattttttttgccaCACAAGGCAACACTTTGTAGAATAACCACAAATTGGGATTTCTCTGTTGGCTTAAATGAGCACATATTTCAGGCCATTTCATTAAAGACAAGGAATATGGACGATGCAGCAAAGGATTGCATTGTGTGTGTTGACGAGATGTCAATAAAAACCCATTTATTTTACAATATCTCATTGGATCAAATTATTGGATTTCACCAATCCTTGTGA
- the LOC123320098 gene encoding uncharacterized protein LOC123320098 isoform X3, whose amino-acid sequence MVNYCSVYNCKNSSLKNPKLSFFLIPGDTFRQMIWLPKMGRQEWILKRPELLHKKRICSEHFSKEMLSGSRLKKDSFPDLFKEGIGEKGVNVNASTSASTSSMDIENNETVDECREISINPNIYTTPEKKPEETQTSPSLSSATPRKRKLQSVVKNLKRKLVATPEKKSVDISDEDFIRFCRKNFNSTLADFMISQLKLRKRKPHGYRPFH is encoded by the exons ATGGTGAATTATTGCAGCGTGTATAATTgcaaaaacagtagtttaaagaATCCTAAActtagtttttttctcataccagGAGACACTTTCAG GCAAATGATTTGGCTTCCAAAAATGGGAAGGCAAGAATGGATTCTGAAAAGACCAGAACTTCTCCACAAAAAAAGAATATGTAGTGAGCATTTTTCTAAAGAAATGCTATCTGGAAGTAGATTAAAAAAGGATTCTTTTCCAGATTTATTCAAAGAAGGCATTGGTGAGAAAG gggTGAATGTAAATGCTTCAACTTCTGCTTCAACATCTTCAatggatattgaaaataatgagacCGTAGATGAATGCCGTGAGATTTCTATAAACCCCAACATATATACTACACCAG AAAAGAAACCAGAAGAAACACAAACATCTCCTAGTTTGTCTTCAGCCACTCCGAGGAAAAGAAAGTTACAATCAGTGGTGAAGAATTTGAAACGAAAATTAGTTGCAACTCCAGAGAAGAAATCTGTAGATATAAGTGATGAAGATTTCATCcgattttgtagaaaaaatttcaattcgaccCTGGCAGATTTTATGATCTCCCAATTGAAGCTTCGAAAAAGGAAACCTCATGGCTATAG GCCATTTCATTAA